One part of the Methylobacterium terrae genome encodes these proteins:
- a CDS encoding HD domain-containing phosphohydrolase, translating to MDVLVVDDSRTMLTRLKRLLDRDRQAVASIFQDPLAALDEARMRAFDLVLVDYNMPGMDGLAVIRHLRMIEHYAQVPIVMITSEVSDAVRLAALDAGATDFLDKRCGRVELSVRLRNMVRLAAAVRRLDDQASWLAGEVEKAVRTLREREAEIIFRLSLAVEYRDNDTGDHTWRVARYSQIMAEALGLDADLCRRVYLAAPLHDVGKVAIPDGVLLKPGRLDEEEFALIRTHAAIGKRILGGSTCELIGLAAEIAEAHHERWDGGGYPHGLSGEAIPLAARIVAVADVFDALTTQRPYKAAMPLDLARSCIEQESGRHFDPACVAAFLSRWDDIVAVGAGTSARLRDIPFRIEPWARVPALPREVPVREAGPAQDEAA from the coding sequence ATGGACGTACTCGTCGTCGATGACAGCCGGACGATGCTCACCCGCCTGAAACGGCTCCTGGATCGCGACCGGCAAGCGGTGGCGTCGATCTTCCAGGATCCGCTCGCCGCGCTCGACGAGGCGCGGATGCGCGCCTTCGACCTCGTCCTCGTCGACTACAACATGCCCGGGATGGACGGGCTCGCGGTGATCCGTCACCTGCGGATGATCGAGCACTACGCCCAGGTACCGATCGTGATGATCACCAGCGAGGTGAGCGACGCGGTCCGCCTCGCCGCCCTCGATGCGGGCGCGACGGACTTCCTGGACAAGCGGTGCGGGCGCGTCGAGCTCTCGGTGCGGCTGCGCAACATGGTGCGGCTCGCCGCCGCCGTACGGCGGCTCGACGATCAGGCGTCCTGGCTCGCCGGCGAGGTCGAGAAGGCGGTGCGCACGCTGCGCGAGCGCGAGGCCGAGATCATCTTCCGGCTCTCGCTGGCGGTCGAGTACCGCGACAACGACACCGGCGACCACACCTGGCGCGTGGCCCGCTACAGCCAGATCATGGCCGAGGCCCTCGGCCTCGACGCCGACCTGTGCCGCCGCGTCTACCTGGCGGCCCCGCTCCACGACGTCGGCAAGGTGGCGATCCCGGACGGCGTGCTGCTGAAGCCCGGCCGCCTCGACGAGGAGGAGTTCGCGCTGATCCGCACCCACGCGGCGATCGGCAAGCGCATCCTGGGCGGCAGCACCTGCGAGCTGATCGGGCTCGCCGCCGAGATCGCCGAGGCCCATCACGAGCGCTGGGACGGCGGCGGCTACCCGCACGGCCTGTCGGGCGAGGCGATCCCGCTCGCCGCGCGCATCGTCGCCGTCGCCGACGTGTTCGACGCGCTGACCACGCAGCGGCCCTACAAGGCGGCGATGCCGCTCGACCTCGCGCGGTCCTGCATCGAGCAGGAGAGCGGCCGCCACTTCGATCCGGCCTGCGTGGCCGCCTTCCTGTCGCGCTGGGACGACATCGTGGCGGTCGGCGCCGGCACCTCGGCGCGCCTGCGCGACATCCCGTTCCGGATCGAGCCCTGGGCCCGGGTGCCGGCGCTGCCCCGGGAGGTGCCGGTCCGGGAGGCGGGGCCGGCTCAGGACGAGGCGGCCTGA
- a CDS encoding LysR family transcriptional regulator — MRNLSLKQLHAVAAIARLGTMTRAAQELNVTPAALTARIKGLEDEIGLLLFDRTHAGLKPTDAGRELLWAIDSIGTVLETCTERLRTLRGGHGGRVALGVVSTAKYFAPRIVGGFAAGHPGVEIDLVVGNRGATVEALRDYRVDLALMGRPPRDFAITAEPFGPHPLVVIAAPGHRFAGRRGLTREELAEEPFLVREYGSGTRTVFEEFMTGLLIRRARIGIDNGSNETIKQTVMAGLGIALISGHTVAAEVAAGRLVLLDVEGLPIRRDWFAVRRADKVLSPAGLAFWDFLVGEGAGWLPALPGAASQAASS, encoded by the coding sequence ATTCGCAACCTCTCGCTCAAGCAGCTCCACGCCGTCGCGGCGATCGCGCGGCTCGGCACCATGACCCGGGCGGCCCAGGAGCTGAACGTGACCCCGGCGGCCCTGACGGCGCGGATCAAGGGCCTCGAGGACGAGATCGGCCTGCTGCTGTTCGACCGGACCCATGCGGGCCTGAAGCCGACCGATGCCGGCCGCGAGCTGCTCTGGGCCATCGACAGCATCGGCACGGTGCTCGAGACCTGCACCGAGCGGCTGCGGACGCTGCGGGGCGGCCATGGCGGCCGGGTCGCCCTCGGCGTGGTCTCGACCGCGAAGTACTTCGCGCCCCGGATCGTCGGCGGCTTCGCGGCGGGTCATCCGGGGGTCGAGATCGACCTCGTGGTCGGCAACCGCGGCGCCACCGTCGAGGCCTTGCGCGACTACCGGGTCGATCTCGCCCTGATGGGACGCCCGCCGCGGGACTTCGCCATCACCGCCGAGCCCTTCGGCCCCCATCCCCTGGTGGTGATCGCCGCCCCCGGCCACCGCTTCGCCGGGCGGCGCGGGCTGACCCGCGAGGAGCTCGCCGAGGAGCCGTTCCTGGTGCGCGAGTACGGCTCGGGCACGCGGACGGTGTTCGAGGAGTTCATGACCGGCCTATTGATCCGGCGCGCCCGCATCGGCATCGACAACGGCTCGAACGAGACCATCAAGCAGACGGTGATGGCCGGCCTCGGCATCGCGCTGATCTCCGGCCACACCGTCGCGGCGGAGGTCGCGGCCGGCCGCCTCGTCCTCCTCGACGTCGAGGGCCTGCCGATCCGCCGCGACTGGTTCGCGGTCCGCCGGGCCGACAAGGTTCTGAGCCCCGCCGGGCTGGCCTTCTGGGACTTCCTCGTGGGGGAGGGCGCCGGCTGGCTGCCGGCCCTGCCGGGCGCGGCCTCTCAGGCCGCCTCGTCCTGA
- a CDS encoding fructose-bisphosphatase gives MLLSALIDARPPRRHPDLAPVLAALAGAASSAAETIAAAPGNPEAAVRRIFAEGLRGTEVAAIAWDDRADPEPWMPGAALVLALCPLEGAADLDGGMPAGTLFSLRPAGSDPRAAFLAPGRTQAAAGFVTYGPRTLLTLSDGTATTTRVLDSRGRTVRPPVLLRVPEAGSRGGAGAQAFPLSLAAAAQGVLARGGLHRRGDAGEVRLVHAAAPVALAIEGAGGAATDARGRAILDIPAAGLHQGTPLAFGCVSEVAGLARSLDADRSPLFTPRGLLRA, from the coding sequence ATGCTCCTGAGCGCCCTCATCGACGCGAGACCGCCGCGGCGGCATCCGGATCTCGCCCCGGTCCTCGCCGCGCTCGCCGGCGCCGCCTCGTCGGCGGCCGAGACGATCGCGGCGGCACCCGGAAACCCGGAGGCGGCCGTCCGCCGGATCTTCGCGGAGGGCCTGCGGGGGACCGAGGTCGCGGCGATCGCCTGGGACGACAGGGCGGACCCGGAACCGTGGATGCCCGGCGCCGCGCTCGTCCTCGCCCTCTGCCCGCTCGAGGGCGCCGCCGACCTCGACGGCGGGATGCCGGCCGGCACGCTCTTCTCCCTGCGGCCCGCCGGCTCGGATCCCCGGGCCGCCTTCCTGGCGCCCGGCCGGACCCAGGCGGCGGCGGGTTTCGTCACCTACGGCCCGCGCACCCTCCTGACGCTGAGCGACGGGACGGCGACCACGACGCGGGTCCTCGATTCCCGCGGCCGCACCGTCCGGCCGCCGGTCCTCCTCCGCGTGCCGGAGGCCGGCTCCCGCGGCGGGGCCGGCGCGCAGGCTTTCCCCCTCTCGCTCGCGGCCGCGGCCCAGGGCGTGCTCGCCCGCGGCGGGCTGCATCGGCGGGGAGACGCGGGCGAGGTCCGGCTCGTCCACGCCGCGGCCCCGGTCGCCCTCGCGATCGAGGGCGCGGGCGGCGCCGCCACGGACGCGCGCGGGCGGGCGATCCTCGACATCCCGGCCGCCGGGCTGCACCAGGGGACACCCCTCGCCTTCGGCTGCGTCTCGGAGGTCGCGGGCCTCGCCCGCTCGCTCGACGCCGACCGCTCGCCGCTCTTCACGCCCCGCGGGCTGCTGCGGGCCTGA
- a CDS encoding phosphoribulokinase codes for MSDRHPIVSVTGSSGSGTTSVRNTFEQIFRREGVTAVFIEGDAFHALDRAAMREAEAREPTLNHFAERANLLPELEAVFRDYAASGRGRTRHYVHDAEDAARFGAEPGTFTPWEAFLEGSDLLFYEGLHGALANERIDIARHADLKIGVVPVINLEWIQKLHRDKAARGYSTEAVTDVILRRMPDYVTTICPQFTNTDINFQRIPTVDTSNPFVARWIPTADESMVVIRFRDPRGIDFPYLISMIAGSFMSRANSVVIPGGKLDLAMQLILTPMILRLVERRRRLP; via the coding sequence GTGTCGGACCGCCATCCCATCGTGTCGGTGACCGGCTCGTCGGGCTCGGGCACCACCTCGGTGCGCAACACCTTCGAGCAGATCTTCCGCCGCGAGGGCGTGACCGCGGTGTTCATCGAGGGCGACGCCTTCCACGCCCTCGACCGGGCGGCGATGCGCGAGGCGGAGGCGCGGGAGCCGACCCTGAACCATTTCGCCGAGCGGGCGAACCTGCTGCCCGAGCTCGAGGCCGTGTTCCGGGACTACGCCGCCTCGGGACGCGGCCGCACCCGGCACTACGTGCACGACGCCGAGGATGCGGCGCGCTTCGGGGCCGAGCCCGGCACCTTCACGCCCTGGGAGGCGTTTCTGGAGGGCTCGGACCTCCTGTTCTACGAGGGCCTGCACGGGGCGCTCGCCAACGAGCGCATCGACATCGCGCGCCACGCCGACCTCAAGATCGGCGTCGTGCCGGTGATCAACCTCGAGTGGATCCAGAAGCTCCACCGCGACAAGGCCGCCCGCGGCTACTCGACCGAGGCGGTGACCGACGTGATCCTGCGCCGGATGCCCGACTACGTCACCACGATCTGCCCGCAATTCACCAACACCGACATCAACTTCCAGCGCATCCCGACGGTCGACACCTCGAACCCGTTCGTCGCCCGCTGGATCCCGACCGCCGACGAATCCATGGTGGTGATCCGCTTCCGCGACCCGCGCGGGATCGACTTCCCCTACCTGATCTCGATGATCGCCGGCAGCTTCATGTCGCGGGCGAACTCGGTGGTGATCCCCGGCGGCAAGCTCGACCTCGCGATGCAGCTGATCCTGACCCCGATGATCCTCCGCCTGGTCGAGCGCCGGCGGCGCCTGCCGTAA
- a CDS encoding histidine kinase dimerization/phosphoacceptor domain -containing protein: MASDGSIREAHEAGGRAELPYRLRQQALLGAFARMALQTRDLDALLQRASELCAEGLGAACCQVLEYRAPDHVFVIRACTGLKAGLVGTDVSAADEATPASYAFRTGAGVLANGIPIGSGHGATEHDGARLHLPEALASTDIRHAVNVPIALGDESRRAYGVLEAWGAEGHGFDRADQEFLAGFSGLIGIAVERHQGDARLRDALDHQVQLTREMSHRVKNSLGVVAGLLRLQARDAQSDEVRHALEDAGARIATVAEVHDHLWRGIHQLGMVDLADFLRELVAKLQEEAPGHGLACEADPKVISADQAIPIGLVVNELVTNAVKHAYPQGCGPVRVTLSVMAEGLRLAVRDDGVGLPPGFDVSMRQRSLGLKIIASLIRQLDGRLSTSAGGPGAHFVLDIPLA, from the coding sequence ATGGCGAGTGACGGGTCGATCCGTGAGGCGCACGAGGCCGGGGGGCGGGCGGAACTGCCGTACCGGCTGCGCCAGCAGGCGCTGCTGGGCGCCTTCGCCCGGATGGCGCTGCAGACCCGCGACCTCGACGCGCTGCTCCAGCGCGCCAGCGAGCTCTGCGCCGAGGGCCTCGGCGCCGCGTGCTGCCAGGTGCTGGAGTACCGCGCGCCCGACCACGTCTTCGTGATCCGGGCCTGCACCGGCCTGAAGGCCGGCCTCGTCGGCACCGACGTGAGCGCGGCGGACGAGGCGACCCCCGCCTCCTACGCCTTCCGCACCGGCGCCGGCGTGCTGGCCAACGGCATCCCGATCGGGTCCGGGCATGGCGCGACCGAGCATGACGGCGCCCGCCTCCACCTGCCGGAGGCGCTGGCGAGCACCGACATCCGGCACGCGGTCAACGTCCCGATCGCGCTCGGCGACGAGAGCCGGCGCGCCTACGGCGTGCTCGAGGCCTGGGGAGCGGAAGGCCACGGCTTCGACCGCGCCGACCAGGAATTCCTCGCCGGCTTCTCCGGGCTGATCGGCATCGCGGTCGAGCGTCACCAGGGCGATGCCCGCCTGCGCGACGCCCTCGACCATCAGGTCCAGCTGACCCGGGAGATGAGCCACCGGGTCAAGAACAGCCTCGGCGTGGTGGCGGGCCTGCTGCGGCTCCAGGCCCGGGACGCCCAGTCCGACGAGGTGCGCCACGCCCTCGAGGATGCCGGCGCGCGCATCGCCACGGTGGCGGAGGTGCACGACCACCTCTGGCGCGGCATCCACCAGCTCGGCATGGTCGACCTGGCGGATTTCCTGCGCGAGCTGGTGGCAAAGCTCCAGGAGGAGGCGCCGGGCCACGGGCTCGCCTGCGAGGCCGACCCGAAGGTGATCAGCGCCGACCAGGCGATCCCGATCGGGCTCGTGGTCAACGAGCTCGTGACCAACGCGGTCAAGCACGCCTATCCGCAGGGCTGCGGGCCGGTGCGGGTGACCCTCTCGGTGATGGCCGAGGGCCTGCGCCTCGCCGTCCGCGACGACGGCGTCGGCCTGCCGCCGGGCTTCGACGTCTCGATGCGCCAGCGCTCCCTCGGCCTCAAGATCATCGCCAGCCTGATCCGCCAGCTCGACGGGCGGCTGAGCACCTCGGCGGGCGGGCCGGGCGCGCATTTCGTGCTGGATATTCCGCTGGCCTGA
- a CDS encoding sensor histidine kinase: MSEVTAQMVQRGRGPTAEEAARRRKVARDVRSARERLTSSIGLERAFDYELLRVYAQYRLGAFLPLVLLACCIGAASVFWAPAILSGAWCAGVLAVIAGNTALSRSLLRQDPDAISLRASRRRVIVGELVQSVAWALLALMLVQVDAANARTFVMFVLVIVAAVTTMLAATVPLAAYAGLLPLSAATAALLLLSREAEAVLLVAMAVCAQLFFLFLSNHLHTSTVSALQSRAEKDAIFGELEQAKANSDEARRRAEEANLAKSRFLATMSHELRTPLNAILGFSEVMKNEVFGPHSSASYQEYSTDIHDSGMHLLNLINEILDLSRIEAGRYELNEEALQLAYVVEEGRHMMGLRARAKNQTFRELIDPTLPRLWADERALRQIVLNVLSNAVKFTPPGGEIVIKVGWTSSGGQYLSVKDTGPGIPEDEIPTVMSSFGRGSLAIKTAEQGSGLGLPIVKGLVDLHGGGFQLKSRPREGTEVIVTFPATRVMDALPAVSEGEAVPARSIRAA; the protein is encoded by the coding sequence ATGTCCGAAGTCACGGCGCAAATGGTCCAGCGCGGGCGCGGCCCGACGGCGGAGGAGGCGGCCCGGCGGCGCAAGGTGGCGCGGGACGTCCGCTCCGCCCGCGAGCGGCTGACCTCCTCGATCGGGCTCGAGCGCGCCTTCGACTACGAGCTCCTGCGCGTCTACGCCCAGTACCGGCTCGGCGCCTTCCTTCCCCTGGTGCTGCTGGCCTGCTGCATCGGTGCGGCCTCGGTGTTCTGGGCGCCCGCGATCCTCAGCGGCGCCTGGTGCGCCGGCGTGCTGGCGGTGATCGCCGGCAACACCGCCCTGTCCCGGTCCCTGCTGCGGCAGGACCCGGACGCGATCTCGCTCCGGGCCTCGCGCCGGCGGGTGATCGTCGGCGAGCTGGTGCAGAGCGTCGCCTGGGCGCTGCTCGCCCTGATGCTGGTTCAGGTCGACGCCGCGAACGCCCGCACTTTCGTGATGTTCGTGCTCGTCATCGTGGCCGCCGTCACCACGATGCTGGCCGCCACGGTGCCGCTCGCCGCCTATGCGGGACTCCTGCCGCTCAGTGCCGCCACCGCCGCCCTTCTGCTCCTGTCGCGCGAGGCGGAGGCGGTCCTGCTCGTCGCCATGGCGGTCTGCGCGCAGCTCTTCTTCCTGTTCCTGTCGAACCACCTGCACACCTCGACGGTCTCGGCGTTGCAGTCGCGCGCCGAGAAGGACGCGATCTTCGGCGAGCTGGAGCAGGCCAAGGCCAATTCCGACGAGGCGCGCCGGCGGGCCGAGGAGGCCAACCTCGCCAAGTCGCGCTTCCTCGCCACGATGAGCCACGAGTTGCGCACGCCGCTCAACGCCATCCTGGGCTTCTCGGAGGTGATGAAGAACGAGGTGTTCGGCCCCCATTCCTCGGCCTCCTACCAGGAATATTCGACCGATATCCACGACAGCGGCATGCATCTGTTGAACCTCATCAACGAGATCCTCGACCTGTCGCGCATCGAGGCCGGTCGCTACGAGCTCAACGAGGAGGCCCTGCAACTCGCCTACGTGGTCGAGGAGGGCCGGCACATGATGGGCTTGCGCGCGCGCGCGAAGAACCAGACCTTCCGCGAGCTGATCGACCCGACCCTGCCGCGGCTCTGGGCCGACGAGCGGGCGCTGCGCCAGATCGTGCTCAACGTGCTGTCGAACGCCGTGAAGTTCACCCCGCCGGGGGGCGAGATCGTCATCAAGGTCGGCTGGACCTCGTCGGGCGGCCAGTATCTCAGCGTGAAGGATACCGGCCCGGGGATCCCCGAGGACGAGATCCCCACCGTGATGTCGTCTTTCGGGCGCGGCTCGCTGGCGATCAAGACCGCAGAGCAGGGGTCGGGACTCGGCCTTCCGATCGTCAAGGGCCTCGTCGACCTGCATGGCGGCGGCTTCCAGCTGAAGTCGCGCCCGCGGGAGGGCACCGAGGTCATCGTGACCTTCCCGGCGACCCGGGTGATGGACGCCCTGCCGGCGGTGTCGGAGGGCGAGGCCGTCCCGGCGCGCTCGATCAGGGCGGCGTGA
- a CDS encoding (2Fe-2S)-binding protein, with translation MTKLTLNGRTYEVEADPEMPLLWAIRDHLNLTGTKYGCGIAQCGACTVHVDGQPVRSCQTRLGDVGEGKITTIEGISGPVAEAVRTAWRQLDVVQCGYCQSGQMMSAIGLLSENRTPSDADIDAAMDGNVCRCGTYQRIRAAIHDAARSLA, from the coding sequence ATGACGAAGCTCACCCTCAACGGCCGGACCTACGAGGTCGAGGCCGATCCCGAGATGCCGCTCCTCTGGGCGATCCGCGACCACCTCAACCTCACCGGCACGAAGTACGGCTGCGGCATCGCCCAGTGCGGCGCCTGCACGGTCCACGTCGACGGGCAGCCGGTGCGCTCGTGCCAGACCCGCCTCGGCGACGTCGGCGAGGGCAAGATCACCACGATCGAGGGGATTTCGGGTCCGGTGGCGGAGGCGGTGCGGACCGCCTGGCGCCAGCTCGACGTGGTCCAGTGCGGCTACTGCCAGTCGGGCCAGATGATGTCGGCGATCGGCCTCCTCTCGGAGAACAGGACGCCGAGCGACGCCGACATCGACGCCGCCATGGACGGCAACGTCTGCCGCTGCGGCACCTACCAGCGCATCCGCGCGGCGATCCACGACGCCGCCCGCTCCCTCGCCTGA
- a CDS encoding xanthine dehydrogenase family protein molybdopterin-binding subunit, with translation MLNHRIKTRDSAVTSRRAFLRGTAAAGGALVIGLTLDPKGARAAGGPDLSKAPAKPNAFVRIAADDTVTVVIKHLDMGQGNTTGLATIVAEELDADWAQMRAVFAPADASLYNNLAFGPIQGTGGSTAVANSWIQLRKAGAAARAMLVAAAAQDWKVPAGEITVEKGVLRHASGKEARFGALAAKAATQAVPENPTLKDPSAFRLIGTRVPRLDSTSKTDGSAQYALDVRRPGQLTALVARAPRFGATLKSVDDKAAKAVPGVVQVVRVPSGVAVVARDTWSAMKGREALALTWDDAGAERQSTESQAAAYKAMADKPGLVASKSGDAASAIKGAAKVLEAEFNFPYLAHAPMEPLNATIERAADGSYDIYAGSQFQTIEQAVAAGILGTTADKVRITTLWAGGSFGRRATASADYIAEAAAILKATGEKAPIHLVWTREDDITGGYYRPAAYHRIRAGLDAKGAITGWEHRVVGKSIIIGTPLEAMMVKDGVDATTVEGASDTPYALPAYRFEVHNAREGVPVLWWRSVGHSHTAQAMEVFIDELAHAAGQDPVAYRLGLLKQAPRLSAALTLAAEKAGWSARETKPGRGYGVAAHESFGSYVAMVADVTTEAGKVKVNRIVAAVDVGVAVNPDIIRAQVEGAVGFALSAVLRNRITFKDGEVQEKNFDTYEPTRMSEMPKVEVHIVPSAAAPTGIGEPGVPVLGPAISNAVFAATGQRLRSLPLDLSSLRGV, from the coding sequence ATGCTGAACCACAGGATCAAGACGCGCGACAGCGCCGTGACCTCCCGCCGCGCCTTCCTGCGCGGCACGGCCGCCGCCGGCGGCGCCCTGGTGATCGGGCTCACCCTCGACCCGAAGGGCGCGCGGGCCGCGGGCGGTCCCGACCTGTCGAAGGCACCGGCGAAGCCGAACGCCTTCGTGCGCATCGCCGCCGACGACACCGTGACGGTGGTGATCAAGCACCTCGACATGGGCCAGGGCAACACGACCGGGCTCGCCACCATCGTGGCGGAAGAGCTCGACGCCGACTGGGCGCAGATGCGCGCGGTCTTCGCGCCCGCCGATGCCAGCCTCTACAACAACCTCGCCTTCGGGCCGATCCAGGGCACCGGCGGCTCGACCGCGGTGGCGAATTCCTGGATCCAGCTGCGCAAGGCGGGAGCCGCCGCCCGGGCGATGCTGGTCGCCGCCGCGGCCCAGGACTGGAAGGTGCCGGCGGGCGAGATCACGGTCGAGAAGGGCGTTCTGCGCCACGCCAGCGGCAAGGAGGCTCGCTTCGGCGCGCTGGCGGCCAAGGCGGCGACGCAGGCCGTTCCGGAGAACCCGACCCTCAAGGACCCGTCGGCCTTCCGGCTGATCGGCACCAGGGTGCCGCGGCTCGACTCGACGTCGAAGACCGACGGCAGCGCGCAATACGCCCTCGACGTGCGCCGGCCGGGCCAGCTCACGGCGCTCGTCGCCCGCGCGCCCCGCTTCGGCGCGACGCTGAAGAGCGTCGACGACAAGGCCGCCAAGGCGGTGCCGGGCGTGGTCCAGGTCGTGCGCGTCCCGAGCGGCGTCGCGGTGGTGGCGCGTGACACCTGGTCGGCGATGAAGGGCCGCGAGGCCCTGGCGCTGACCTGGGACGATGCCGGGGCCGAGCGCCAGTCGACCGAGTCGCAAGCTGCCGCCTACAAGGCGATGGCCGACAAGCCCGGCCTCGTCGCCTCGAAGAGCGGCGATGCGGCGAGCGCCATCAAGGGCGCCGCCAAGGTGCTGGAGGCGGAGTTCAACTTCCCCTACCTGGCGCATGCGCCGATGGAGCCGCTCAACGCCACGATCGAGCGGGCGGCCGACGGCTCGTACGACATCTATGCCGGCTCGCAGTTCCAGACCATCGAGCAGGCGGTCGCCGCCGGGATCCTCGGCACCACCGCCGACAAGGTCCGCATCACCACCCTGTGGGCCGGCGGCTCGTTCGGCCGGCGCGCGACGGCCTCGGCCGACTACATCGCGGAGGCCGCCGCGATCCTGAAGGCCACCGGCGAGAAGGCCCCGATCCACCTCGTCTGGACCCGGGAGGACGACATCACCGGCGGCTATTACCGCCCGGCCGCCTATCACCGCATCCGCGCCGGCCTCGACGCCAAGGGGGCGATCACGGGGTGGGAGCACCGCGTCGTCGGCAAGTCGATCATCATCGGCACGCCCCTCGAGGCGATGATGGTGAAGGACGGCGTCGACGCCACGACCGTCGAGGGCGCGTCCGACACGCCCTACGCCCTGCCGGCCTACCGGTTCGAGGTCCACAACGCCCGCGAGGGCGTGCCGGTGCTGTGGTGGCGCTCGGTCGGGCACTCGCACACCGCGCAGGCGATGGAGGTGTTCATCGATGAACTGGCGCACGCGGCCGGCCAGGACCCGGTGGCCTACCGCCTCGGCCTGCTGAAGCAGGCGCCGCGCCTCTCCGCCGCGCTGACGCTCGCCGCCGAGAAGGCGGGCTGGAGCGCCCGCGAGACGAAGCCCGGTCGCGGCTACGGGGTCGCCGCGCACGAGTCTTTCGGCTCCTACGTGGCGATGGTGGCCGACGTGACGACCGAGGCCGGCAAGGTGAAGGTCAACCGCATCGTCGCGGCGGTCGATGTCGGCGTGGCGGTCAACCCGGACATCATCCGGGCCCAGGTCGAGGGTGCGGTCGGCTTCGCCCTCTCGGCGGTCCTGCGCAACCGCATCACCTTCAAGGACGGCGAGGTGCAGGAGAAGAACTTCGACACCTACGAGCCGACCCGGATGAGCGAGATGCCGAAGGTCGAGGTCCACATCGTGCCGTCGGCCGCCGCGCCCACCGGCATCGGCGAGCCCGGCGTGCCGGTGCTGGGCCCCGCGATCTCGAACGCGGTCTTCGCCGCCACCGGCCAGCGCCTGCGCTCGCTGCCCCTCGACCTGAGCTCGCTCCGCGGCGTGTGA
- a CDS encoding uracil-DNA glycosylase family protein, translated as MRACRLCREAPRHGPPLPVEPRPIVQGTSRARICIASQAPGNRAFQSGVPFQDPSGKRLREWLGLDEPAFYDPDLVAIVPMGACFPGHDTKGGDLPPRRECAETWRAPLLAGLPDLELILLIGQYAQAWQLGRQPGGLTGTVARWREIFSQGQRPRLLPLPHPSWRNTPWLRKHPWFEAELLPVLRGEVARLAGRT; from the coding sequence GTGCGCGCCTGCCGGCTCTGCCGCGAGGCGCCCCGCCACGGACCTCCCCTGCCCGTCGAGCCGCGGCCGATCGTCCAGGGCACGTCGCGCGCCCGGATCTGCATCGCCAGCCAGGCCCCGGGCAATCGGGCGTTCCAGAGCGGGGTGCCGTTCCAGGATCCCTCCGGCAAGCGCCTGCGCGAGTGGCTCGGTCTCGACGAGCCGGCCTTCTACGATCCCGACCTGGTGGCGATCGTGCCGATGGGCGCCTGCTTCCCCGGCCACGACACGAAGGGCGGCGACCTGCCGCCGCGGCGCGAATGCGCCGAGACCTGGCGCGCCCCGCTGCTGGCCGGGCTGCCGGACCTCGAACTGATCCTGCTGATCGGTCAGTACGCGCAGGCCTGGCAGCTCGGCCGCCAGCCCGGCGGCCTCACCGGGACGGTGGCGCGCTGGCGCGAGATCTTTTCTCAAGGTCAGCGCCCCCGCCTGCTGCCGCTGCCGCACCCGTCCTGGCGCAACACGCCGTGGCTGCGGAAGCATCCGTGGTTCGAAGCCGAGCTCTTGCCGGTCCTGCGGGGGGAGGTGGCGCGGCTGGCCGGACGGACTTGA
- the pyrF gene encoding orotidine-5'-phosphate decarboxylase, which translates to MPEPISPRDRLIVALDMATTDEAERLIERIGDAASFYKIGYRLGYAGGLGLAERLVRGGRKVFLDLKLHDIGNTVEEGVQSLAGIGATFLTVHAYPQTMRAAASGRDKAGSGLKILGVTVLTSYDDADAREAGYALSVADLVAVRAAAAKAIGIDGIVCSAAEAAQVRAVIGPDRLIVTPGIRPAGAEIGDQKRVVTPAEAMRAGVDHVVVGRPITGAGDPRDVARRIVDEMAAAL; encoded by the coding sequence GTGCCCGAGCCCATCAGCCCCCGCGACCGCCTGATCGTCGCCCTCGACATGGCGACCACCGACGAGGCCGAGCGTCTGATCGAGCGGATCGGCGACGCCGCGAGCTTCTACAAGATCGGTTATCGCCTCGGTTACGCGGGCGGCCTCGGCCTCGCCGAGCGGCTGGTCCGGGGCGGCCGCAAGGTCTTCCTCGACCTCAAGCTCCACGACATCGGCAACACCGTCGAGGAGGGCGTGCAGTCGCTCGCCGGCATCGGCGCCACCTTCCTCACGGTGCACGCCTATCCCCAGACCATGCGGGCGGCGGCGAGCGGGCGCGACAAGGCGGGAAGCGGCCTGAAGATCCTCGGCGTCACGGTACTGACCTCCTACGACGATGCGGACGCCCGCGAGGCCGGCTACGCGCTGTCGGTCGCCGATCTCGTCGCGGTGCGGGCCGCCGCCGCCAAGGCGATCGGCATCGACGGGATCGTCTGCTCGGCGGCCGAGGCCGCGCAGGTGCGGGCGGTGATCGGGCCCGACCGGCTGATCGTCACCCCGGGCATCCGCCCGGCGGGCGCCGAGATCGGCGACCAGAAGCGGGTCGTGACCCCGGCCGAGGCGATGCGCGCCGGCGTCGACCACGTCGTGGTCGGCCGGCCCATCACCGGCGCCGGCGACCCGCGCGACGTCGCCCGCCGCATCGTCGACGAGATGGCGGCGGCGCTCTAG